The following coding sequences lie in one Salvelinus fontinalis isolate EN_2023a chromosome 21, ASM2944872v1, whole genome shotgun sequence genomic window:
- the LOC129818336 gene encoding CDK5 regulatory subunit-associated protein 2-like: MDLTEELGQLDLQTTDGPFTMKEITQIISDLKKDNFNLRLRIFFYEERLQQRCDDSVEEMYKTNIDLKVEVETLKEEMKELQRVSALALQDYPEQMEQLREYYNTKIQQLGKDLDSSRVEVGKLPTMLEQERTHCLEMEKELQGEVHSQSDISTKTDHSQLDTPTQPEHSQFDAPTQTDPLSKEQEPDQNPEKFQDLLSLLEERDWLIEQLQASVKSQEALIDQLRYSSAGQGSGDQPSADPDRQLSSLIAQREMDLQALEQDHGREKRKYDRYMKVE, from the exons ATCATCTCTGACCTAAAGAAGGACAACTTCAACCTCAGACTCCGCATCTTCTTCTACGAGGAGCGGCTGCAGCAGAGGTGTGATGACTCTGTTGAGGAAATGTACAAAACA AACATTGACCTGAAGGTAGAGGTTGAAACACTGAAAGAGGAAATGAAGGAGCTGCAGAGGGTCTCTGCCCTTGCACT TCAAGATTACCCAGAGCAGATGGAGCAGCTCCGAGAGTACTACAACACCAAGATCCAGCAGCTAGGGAAG GATCTGGATTCATCCAGAGTGGAGGTGGGGAAGCTGCCAACAATGTTGGAGCAGGAGAGGACGCATTGCCTGGAGATGGAGAAGGAGCTTCAGGGGGAGGTTCACTCCCAATCTGACATATCCACAAAGACTGACCATTCCCAGTTGGACACCCCCACCCAGCCTGAACACTCCCAGTTCGATGCACCCACACAGACTGACCCCCTATCCAAGGAACAGGAACCAGACCAGAACCCGGAGAAGTTCCAGGACCTACTCAGTCTgctggaggagagagactg GCTGATAGAGCAGCTGCAGGCGTCTGTGAAGTCCCAGGAGGCTCTAATAGACCAGCTGAGATACAGTAGTGCTGGCCAGGGTAGCGGAGACCAGCCATCAGCTGACCCTGACCGCCAGCTGTCATCTCTCATTGCTCAGAGAGAGATGGACctgcag GCTCTGGAACAGGATCATGGCAGAGAGAAGAGGAAATATGACAGATACATGAAGGTGGAATGA
- the LOC129819178 gene encoding interaptin-like, with the protein MQDVMAEKDFQLAECEFKVKEQEAAILKLNRKIHEKDSEKKKAVRSSDGVTDTIGQLQACLREKEKELLTLNNLLFSHEDTIHTLENELANEKVKYDSKTKELQDALEQSNEEMAEKDFLLTEKEIHMKELEAAVKTFNCTLQEKDKLLQEGHVCTCPDITTGHHQESVFQQQVEKVKENSERAREELLSVVEQNNREIERLQKALLDIQTHPPAQEDLLSHIQDAINQAKDEILTAIEGKGNDSSSNLSLLMQKLTDLQDRNNQLSCCQDLINSVDALMRQRDIEMAQTRDVFNRLQGARQELEESLCQTLQDKDRSFAHLQVTLDRKNKDMEVMAGQFHSQMEESNRELERLEQRLRETKDMLAQTNADKQSQLTDHQLTVEEIQSATSINAQVLKSLESVMKGLDQELQEKDYIISQLQEVVNKNSEDLEIMVGRLHSQAVGSNKELEQLEQRLKETEAILLQTTQEKETQMTDHQLEIEKLQGEAKDSNRKLEQLEEKLKEMEDILSHTTGKYLQDNQLTDRKLQGQAEDRDRKLEQLEQKLKETVDILAQITDDKDKLLLENQLAEQKLQSQTEDSSMKLEQLDQMLKEKDLLFMQSTADKEIQLTNYKLTVEKLMSYITINEQMFKELREHHRQILAKHTLELEDYGKRQEKLSTAQIQISASLQEKCSEVSELRLLTEREQVIKGLEHFAVQREGGGTNPCQRETLDPDNHTIPENSEVPSTEAGPTKCERCLQLLQRGNGSLLVRLRASKRLNKTLRSQLDLCRSIMAQREGGDGRSFSPSNSLTVEEEMKEQLQEILRLRQSLEESIQANRRLQEHLKNHKAQQAATQIGAQQAGTEMGQNHPGQSDIGIIIYLFRAKS; encoded by the exons ATGCAGGATGTGATGGCAGAGAAGGATTTCCAGCTGGCTGAATGTGAGTTTAAAGTCAAGGAGCAGGAAGCCGCCATCCTGAAACTCAACCGCAAAATACATGAGAAAGATAGTGAGAAGAAAAAAGCTGTTCGG TCAAGCGATGGAGTGACAGACACGATAGGCCAGCTTCAGGCATGTCTgcgggagaaggagaaagaacTGCTGACCCTCAACAATCTGCTGTTTAGCCATGAGGATACAATCCAT ACTCTTGAGAATGAGCTGGCCAATGAGAAGGTCAAATATGACTCAAAGACCAAG GAGCTCCAGGATGCTTTGGAACAGTCCAATGAAGAGATGGCAGAGAAAGACTTCCTCCTAACAGAGAAAGAGATTCATATGAAGGAGCTGGAAGCTGCCGTAAAGACATTTAACTGCACACTGCAGGAAAAAGATAAATTGCTACAG GAGGGCCATGTGTGCACATGCCCTGACATTACCACTGGTCACCATCAGGAATCAGTGTTTCAGCAGCAGGTTGAAAAGGTGAAAGAGAATTCTGAG AGAGCCAGGGAAGAGCTGCTGTCTGTGGTAGAGCAGAACAACAGGGAGATTGAGCGTCTTCAGAAGGCTCTGCTGGACATCCAAACACACCCGCCTGCCCAAGAAgatctcctgtctcacatccaAGATGCTATAAAT CAAGCCAAGGATGAGATCCTCACTGCCATTGAAGGGAAAGGAAACGACAGTTCTTCAAACCTGTCTCTACTGATGCAGAAGCTAACCGATCTGCAAGATAGGAACAATCAGCTGTCTTGCTGTCAAGATCTGATAAAT AGTGTGGATGCTCTGATGCGACAGCGAGACATAGAGATGGCTCAGACCAGGGATGTGTTTAACCGTCTGCAGGGAGCCAGGCAGGAGCTGGAGGAGAGCCTGTGCCAAACACTACAAGACAAGGACAGGTCCTTTGCACACCTACAGGTCACTCTGGACAGGAAGAACAAGGACATGGAG GTCATGGCTGGTCAGTTCCACAGCCAGATGGAGGAAAGCAACAGGGAGCTAGAACGACTGGagcagagactgagagagacaaaGGACATGTTGGCTCAAACCAATGCAGATAAGCAGAGCCAGCTGACTGACCACCAACTCACAGTGGAAGAGATCCAGTCTGCCACCAGTATCAATGCTCAAGTGCTAAAG tCTTTAGAGTCAGTGATGAAGGGCTTGGACCAGGAGCTCCAGGAGAAAGACTATATCATATCCCAGCTACAGGAGGTTGTCAATAAGAACTCAGAGGATCTAGAG ATCATGGTTGGCCGGTTGCATAGCCAGGCTGTGGGTAGCAACAAAGAGCTGGAACAACTTGAACAGAGGCTAAAAGAGACAGAAGCCATTTTGCTTCAGACAACCCAGGAAAAGGAGACACAGATGACAGACCATCAACTTGAAATTGAGAAACTGCAGGGTGAAGCTAAAGACAGCAACAGGAAGTTGGAGCAGCTGGAGGAGAAACTCAAGGAAATGGAGGACATTTTGTCTCATACCACTGGCAAATATCTGCAGGACAATCAACTTACAGACAGGAAACTGCAGGGTCAAgcggaggacagagacaggaagtTGGAGCAGCTGGAACAGAAACTCAAGGAGACTGTGGACATTTTGGCTCAGATCACTGACGATAAGGACAAACTGTTGCTAGAAAATCAACTGGCAGAACAGAAACTACAGAGCCAGACTGAGGACAGTAGTATGAAACTAGAGCAACTGGATCAGATGTTGAAAGAGAAGGACCTGCTGTTCATGCAGAGCACGGCAGACAAGGAGATACAGCTGACGAACTACAAACTCACAGTAGAGAAGCTAATGTCTTACATCACCATCAATGAACAGATGTTCAAG GAGTTGAGAGAACATCACAGACAGATTCTGGCCAAGCATACGCTGGAGCTTGAGGACTATGGGAAGAGGCAGGAGAAGCTATCCACAGCACAGATTCAGATCTCTGCCTCCCTGCAAGAGAAGTGCTCAGAGGTCTCTGAACTTAGACTCCTGACTGAGAGGGAGCAAGTCATCAAG GGCCTGGAGCATTTTGCAGtccaaagggagggggggggaactAATCCCTGTCAGAGAGAGACTCTAGACCCTGACAACCACACCATCCCAGAGAACAGTGAAG TTCCTTCAACCGAGGCTGGCCCGACCAAGTGTGAGAGGTGTCTCCAACTTTTGCAGAGGGGGAATGGCAGTCTGCTGGTCAGACTGAGGGCTAGCAAGCGCCTCAACAAGACCCTGCGTAGCCAACTGGACCTGTGCAGATCCATTATGgctcagagagaggggggtgatggACGCAGTTTCTCCCCTTCCAACTCACTCACAGTGGAAGAAGAAATGAAGGAGCAGCTGCAGGAGATCTTGAGGCTGAGACAGAGTCTGGAGGAGAGCATCCAGGCAAACAGGAGGCTTCAGGAGCATCTGAAGAACCATAAGGCCCAGCAGGCAGCAACTCAGATTGGAGCCCAGCAGGCAGGGACAGAGATGGGCCAGAACCACCCAGGTCAGTCAGACATAGggatcattatttatttatttagggcCAAATCATAA